One genomic segment of Pseudonocardia sp. T1-2H includes these proteins:
- a CDS encoding membrane dipeptidase — translation MAECHRCHGEVLPRHADGPEDARPVGIDERALDDVGQGEETVRRIGTDGRGHVRRHHRNLTDDHLRGIAATGGVACVNLYAGYLTGGPPGLGDVVRHVRHMVETAGADHVGIGSDFVAELFAEKVPACDRPLILEGTNTEVLVPGLAGPADLPRVTAAMLDAGIPERSARGVLGRNLARVLGAAGRDPMGRPRPPLT, via the coding sequence GTGGCGGAGTGCCACCGCTGCCACGGCGAGGTCCTCCCACGCCATGCCGACGGACCTGAAGACGCGAGGCCGGTCGGGATCGACGAGCGCGCCCTCGACGACGTCGGCCAGGGTGAGGAGACGGTGCGGCGGATCGGCACGGACGGCCGCGGCCACGTCCGCCGCCACCACCGCAACCTCACCGACGATCACCTCCGCGGCATCGCGGCGACGGGGGGAGTGGCCTGTGTGAACCTCTACGCCGGCTATCTGACCGGTGGGCCGCCGGGACTCGGGGACGTCGTCCGCCACGTGCGGCACATGGTCGAGACGGCGGGTGCCGACCATGTCGGCATCGGGAGCGACTTCGTGGCCGAGCTCTTCGCCGAGAAGGTCCCGGCCTGTGACCGCCCCCTGATCCTCGAGGGCACGAACACGGAGGTACTCGTGCCCGGGCTGGCCGGCCCGGCCGATCTCCCTCGGGTCACCGCCGCGATGCTCGACGCCGGGATCCCGGAACGATCGGCACGGGGCGTGCTCGGCCGCAACCTCGCCCGCGTCCTGGGGGCGGCAGGCCGGGACCCGATGGGCCGGCCTCGTCCGCCCCTCACGTAG